The genomic region GGCCGAACGCTTTCACCAGCAGTTGCTCAACCACTATCTGCGGGCCCACGCCGGAAACCACGATGCTCCCGAGCAGATGATCAGCGTCGCCATCGTCGGTGCCGGTGCCACCGGCGTGGAGCTGGCCGCCGAACTGCACAACGCGGCCCATGAACTGGCAGCCTATGGCCTGGACCGGATCAAACCGGAAAACATGCACATCACCCTGATCGAAGCCGGTCCACGGGTGTTGCCGGCCTTGCCGGAGCGGATCAGCGGACCTGTGCATAAAACCCTGGAAAAGCTCGGGGTGCGGGTCATGACCAACGCCTCGGTCAGCGAAGTGACCGCCGAAAGCCTGGTCACCGCGGATGGCCAGGTCATTCCGGCGAGCCTCAAGGTCTGGGCTGCCGGTATTCGCGCGCCCGGCTTCCTCAAGGACATCGACGGCCTGGAGAGCAACCGGATCAACCAACTCCAGGTGTTGCCGACCCTGCAGACCACCCGCGACGAAAACATCTTCGCCTTTGGCGACTGCGCGGCCTGCCCACAGCCGGGTACCGACCGCAACGTGCCACCCCGGGCACAAGCGGCCCATCAGCAGGCATCGCTGCTGGCCAAGTCACTGAAACAACGGGTTGAAGGCAAGACTCAGGCCCTGCCGGAGTATCGCTACACCGACTACGGCTCGCTGATTTCGCTGTCGCGTTTCTCGGCCGTCGGCAACCTGATGGGCAACCTGACCGGCAGCGTGATGCTTGAGGGTTGGCTGGCGCGGATGTTCTACGTGTCGCTGTATCGCATGCACCAGATGGCGCTGTATGGCACATTCCGCACGCTGATGCTGATGCTGGGAAGCCGGATCGGGCGCGGGACCGATCCGCGGTTGAAACTGCACTGATCGATCAGCAGGTCGACGAGGCAGCCCTGGCGGCTGCCTCACTGGCAAGGGTCTCTTATTCGGCAACAGCGCTGAAAAACAGGCAAAAAAAAGCACCCTTTCGGGTGCTTTTTTCTGAATATGGTCGGGGTAAGGGGATTCGAACTCCTGACATCCTGCTCCCAAAGCAGGCGCGCTACCGGACTGCGCTATACCCCGGTAAAAAAAAGGCACCCTCAAGAGGCGCCTTCTTCGATCAGCGCTTTTGGCCTCTGATCTTAAGATTCGATTCCAGCGAACTGGTCTCAAAAATGGTGGGTCGTGTGGGATTCGAACCTACGACCAATTGGTTAAAAGCCAACTGCTCTACCAACTGAGCTAACGACCCAAAAATGGTCGGGGTAAGGGGATTCGAACTCCTGACATCCTGCTCCCAAAGCAGGCGCGCTACCGGACTGCGCTATACCCCGATTTGAAATTGGCTCCGTGACCAGGACTCGAACCTGGGACCCAATGATTAACAGTCATTTGCTCTACCGACTGAGCTATCACGGAACAACATATTTCAAGTTACAACGTTAACGCTTCAATTCCATCGCTGGCCTTGACTCTTCGCCGCTCTCGCATCGCTGCGTTTGCGTCTCTGAGGCGCGTCATTCTACAACCTTTTCATCATCTGTCAACCCTTAAATTGCTTTCAAGACACTGAATTTGCAATCTTTTTTCTGGGATTCCCTTTGAGGGGAAGATCAGGGGTGACCGTGTTGCGGGGCGCACTTTACAAGCCTTTTTCACTGAATTCAACATCTTGCCGAAAAAAAGGGCCTTGCGGCGCAAGGCCCTTTCACGTCAGTGCCGCAACGCCTCAGGCAAAGACGATCTCGTCGT from Pseudomonas asplenii harbors:
- a CDS encoding NAD(P)/FAD-dependent oxidoreductase, with amino-acid sequence MNHRIVIVGGGAGGLELATRLGKTLGKRGSASIVLVDANLTHIWKPLLHEVAAGSLNSSEDELNYVAQAKWNHFEFQLGRMSGLDRAGKKIQLAATYDEHGVELLPARELGYDTLVIAVGSTTNDFGTQGAAQHCLFLDTRKQAERFHQQLLNHYLRAHAGNHDAPEQMISVAIVGAGATGVELAAELHNAAHELAAYGLDRIKPENMHITLIEAGPRVLPALPERISGPVHKTLEKLGVRVMTNASVSEVTAESLVTADGQVIPASLKVWAAGIRAPGFLKDIDGLESNRINQLQVLPTLQTTRDENIFAFGDCAACPQPGTDRNVPPRAQAAHQQASLLAKSLKQRVEGKTQALPEYRYTDYGSLISLSRFSAVGNLMGNLTGSVMLEGWLARMFYVSLYRMHQMALYGTFRTLMLMLGSRIGRGTDPRLKLH